In the genome of Candoia aspera isolate rCanAsp1 chromosome 1, rCanAsp1.hap2, whole genome shotgun sequence, one region contains:
- the RPL27A gene encoding large ribosomal subunit protein uL15, giving the protein MPSRLRKTRKLRGHVSHGHGRIGKHRKHPGGRGNAGGMHHHRINFDKYHPGYFGKVGMRHYHLKKNQHFCPTVNLDKLWTLVSEQTRLNYAKNPAGLAPVIDVVRSGYYKVLGKGKLPKQPVIVKAKFFSRRAEEKIKQVGGACVLVA; this is encoded by the exons ATG ccTTCCAGACTGAGGAAGACGAGGAAACTAAGGGGGCATGTCAGTCATGGCCATGGCCGTATTG GCAAACACAGGAAACATCCTGGAGGCCGTGGCAATGCTGGTGGTATGCACCACCACAGAATTAACTTTGACAAATA ccACCCTGGTTATTTTGGAAAAGTTGGTATGAGACATTACCACTTGAAAAAGAACCAGCACTTCTGCCCGACAGTAAACCTGGATAAGCTCTGGACACTTGTTAGTGAGCAGACAAGGCTGAATTATGCTAAAAATCCAGCAGGACTAGCTCCAGTTATTGATGTTGTACGCTCC GGGTATTACAAGGTCTTGGGCAAAGGAAAGCTGCCAAAGCAGCCTGTCATTGTGAAAGCAAAATTCTTCAGCCGAAGAGCAGAAGAGAAAATCAAGCAAGTTGGAGGAGCCTGTGTCCTAGTGGCATAA